Below is a genomic region from Homo sapiens chromosome X, GRCh38.p14 Primary Assembly.
gaccagcctggccaacatggtgaaaccccgtctctactaaaaatacaaaaattgggtgtggtggtacatgcctgtaatcccagctgcttaggaggctgaggcaggagaatcacttgaacccaaaaggcagaggttgcagtgagccgagatcacgccactgcactccagcctggcaacagagcgagactctgtctcaaaaaaaaaaaaaaaaaaatacaaaaattagccgggaatggtggtgaatgtctataatcccagccactcgggaggctgaggcaggagaatcacttgaacccaaaaggcagaggttgcagtgagccaagatcgcaccactgcactcccacctggacgacagagcgagacgccatctcaaaaataaataaataaataaatccctagGATATAGAGTCCGCTTGCCTGGGTGGAGTCTTGGCTCCATCTCCTACATCTCATGTGACTTGAAGCAAGGCACTtcactatgcctcagtttccttatctttaaatgGAGGTAATCACAGTACCTACCTCAGTgttgttgtgaagatttaatgagataataacCTGCAGAGCACTTGAGAGTCTCAAGAAATATGAGCTCTTATAACATTATTGCTATTGTAAAACATTGCTATTACTTCTGTCCCAATTTGGCAGTTTCAGGAAATTGAGAAGGAATGTCACTGAATCTTTAATGCCAGTTACACAGAGCTCAGTAGGTGTCCGCACAGCCCTTTAGATGCACGTAGCCTATTTGATCTTCGTATCAGCCCTGTAAGGTTGGGCTTAAGAATGACCCAGCATGGAAGTACTCTTGGGACCACAGGGGAAGCAACAGTCCTTGTAAGCTGTTTGTCAGTGGGCCTTAGCAACCAAGCCCCAAGTGGACAGAAAGATGGGGTTCTGTGAGCATCCATTCCAAGGGTCACTTTAGGGGTGCAATCTTCTGGGCTCTGAGAATGGATTCACAGCAGCATCTCTATCTGGAAATACCTTTGCTTTGTCCAAGTAACCTCCTCCCACACAGAGTACCCGAATCagctcagattttttttccttaatattgGCAACACTTAATGCTACTTCTTTGTTCGtaacatttcatttaattatttaaaaatctgcaaatgttgtgtatattttaccgCAATTTTTAAACAAACTCCAGTGTAGACCGTGCTCtagcatttctaaaaataaaagtaaatatgttaaaataaggTAAGAGTGAGTTTTTCCTAcactatgtataatttttaattgaaagttTCCCCCACAAAAGAAATGATACTTGGAAGCATAGTTTGTGTGTTTGACAGCAAGATTCTATTAGGCTTCAGATTTCCCTCAAtaaaagttttagtttttataCATTCTGTCATGAATTGAATGAAGTAAATAATATGCTGTTGTAAGCAAATTATCTGCAGATAAATGTCTTATGAATCGTATATCTTACTGTTTATTAAATTCTGAAGTATTGAGCAGTTTCCAATGTGAAATCCCAGCTGGCTTCTTTGCAATGATGGACAAGTTAGTtataattcatatggaaattcaaggaacccagaatagccaaaacaatcccgaagagcaaagttggaggactcacatgccccaatttcaaaacttactacaaagctacaataatgaAGAAAGTGAGGTAATAGAATTtggagtccagaaataaaccctctcacatttatggtcaattgttttttgacaagggtgccaagatcattcaatgggggaaagaatagtcttttcagcaaatagtggtgggacaactggatatccacatgcaaaagaatgacgTTGGACTCCTatttcacaccatatacaaaaattaactcaaaatggaacaAAGATCTAACTGTAAGAGGTAGaactataaaactcatagaagaaaacataggggtaaatcttcatgaccttggatttggcagtggtttctcagatatgacaccaaaggcacaagcaaagagaaaaataaattggacttcatcaaatatttaaaattttgtgcttAAGAGGACTCTATCGAGAGGGTTAAAAagatccacagaatgggagaaaatatttgcaaatcatatccAATAAGGGAattagaatatacaaagaattcttaaacTCAGTAAGTTGTAAGCCGATTTAAAATGGGCAGAGGATCTGAAAAACCTTTATccaaagatgtacaaatggccagtaaacacatgaaaagatgctcaacatcattagtcactagggaaatgcaaatcaaaaccacagttgaGATGCAACTTCACACATTATGGGTATAGTCAAAGATGGACAGTAACAAGTgttgctgaggatgtggagaaagtggaagcctcctacattgctggtggaaatgtaaaatgatgcagccacttggGATAATAGTTCCTCCAAAGATTAAACAAGAGTGACTGTGTGTCCCAGCAGTTTTactcctaagtatatacccaagataaatgaaaacacacatccgcacaaaaacttatacacaaatgttcatagcagcattattcataatagctaaagagtggaaacccaaatatccatcaatggatgaatggataaataacaaTGTGCTCTTGACATGATACTGAACAATGatgttcagcaataaaaaggagtgaCAAGTGACATAGTGATACACATGTTATAACGTGGATGAACTttaaaacactatgctaagtgaaagaagccagtcacgaaataccacatactatatgatttcatttatgtagAACGTCCAGAAGGCCAATCTACAGAGACAGTCGATTCGTGGTTGCAGAGGGCTTGGGGTGGCCGATGGGTTGGGGAGTGTTGGCTGATGGGTGCAGGATTTCTCTTTGGGGTGATAAACTTTCTAAAATTGATCTAGtgataatggttgcacaactctgaatataccaaaagtcatcaaattgtacactttaaatggatacAAATTGTATGTGAACTTAATCTCAATAAAGCCGTGACAAAAGTTTCCAACATGAACTCTTATTTGGAAAGCCTTTCTCCCTGCCTCACtgtttcctcctctcctttttcccTGAACTGCACTCTCTCGACTCCTGTGTTTGATGTGCCTTAACTCTTAGGATACTGCCATTTTGTCTGACAGTCCATGTCGTGACCAAAGTTAATTCACCTTTCCAAATAAGGGTCTCTGTTCAGGCATTTCTATCCAAAATAGATTTGTCCTGTGTCCTAAGGCCAGGGATaagtccccccaccccccccccccacccccaacaccctgTGTGATGTGTTTATATTTGAGAGAAGATTGGGCGGGGAAAAGCATTTTCCGAAGTTCAAGCATACAGCATAGGGACTAGAAAGATGCTGGGTTGGATATAAAATAATTGAGCCCCCAAAGCATCAAGAAGGATGTTTGGGGCTTTTAGAAGGCTGCCTGTTCACAGAAAAGGTGAATGTGTTGTCCAGCACTGTATTAGCGCGAGTCTAGTCACTTGCCTTggcatttgaaaatgaaaagtaacTCGGAAATGAGCTGCTAGCAAAGACTACCCTGTGTCTGGGGCCAGAACAGTCTTTAGAGCAGCCTCGTCCTCTGATTCCACCACCTGCTCTCCATAtccctctcctgcccctcccccgTGTTAACAGCCTCTCCCAGGAAGGGGCCTGGAAACTCAGGCTGCGCTCTAAGTGGCCAATGAGGCCTCCCAATCTAAGGCGCCGCCTCCAGGAACGGAAAGCCAGGCCCATTCCTTCCCAGAGAGCTTTTCAGGAGCAGGCGCAGTTTGCGTATTGCaaggcagagggtggagggtgagaagcTTTCAGGGAAAAAGCTACATGGTCCTTTTTATGATGTGAGTCCTTCCCACTTCCTGCGAAGCATGTAGCCAGCTAATGAGCCTCCTCTGAGTAGCCAGTGGTAGCTCCTGGGCCAGCTGTTCTCGAACTATGTTTGGTTTGCTAGGAAATGGTAGCCCTAGGTAAAGGGCAATTGTACTGTGTTGTGGTCATTTGGGGTCCCTACATATACTGAGATGTGCAGCCTGTCCTGTATGATCACCTAAATGGTGACCACAGACACGGGGAATTTGCTGGAATGGATTGCATAATGGAGCTGTGTGTATTGGGCGCTCTGGTCCCTCCCCAATCCCTGTGTTCATGAGGGTGGAAGCCCAGATCCGCCTTGAAGGTAAGAACTGTGAGCAGAGGAAACTCCCCTACCTTGGGCTTTTGGTCATTTGTCACGTATAGCCTCTCAGGGCACCGGGATTCTCACCCACCGCACTCATCCCTGCCACCCAGTCACCCTTGAGaccctcagctgcctccccaggGCTCTGAAGTCCTCTTTGGCGATGATTTAGTGGAAACTTAACTAGGAGGAGCTGCTCCCTTCTGCATTCAAAGCCAGGCTTTAGGAAACTGTATGTTTCTGTCTTGAATGTGGTAAAGCAAATGAATTTTCAAATTATCAGGGCTGCTTTGTGTTCCCCTGAGACTGCACCTTTCACAGTATCACTGAGacaaaaaatgagcagaaaattACCCCTGCTACTTAGGCTTTTGTAAGAAAATTCGTTTCGGggacattttctttgttctgacTTTCTCTGGCCCTGAGTGGGGaataagttcatttttatttcattgaaatcAGAAAgctatatcttaaaaaaaaaaaaattatctacccAGCACTGCAGTTACAATTGCTTTGCGAAATATAGCCCTGTCCATCTCGGTGGTGTGTGAGGGGGTCCCCTACGGCCCGCTCTGTGCCAGTCACCCCCTGGCAGGCGCCGAGCTGAGGCAGGCATCAGGCACACTTGCTGACGCACTCCAGCAGCTCCATCCGGATGGCAATGCGGACGTGCCAGCCCAGCGGGATGAGGCGGATGAAGCGGGAGATGATGGGGGGCCGCAGCAGGTTCTGAACCGTGGAGGTGCGGTCCGAGTTGCCATAGAAGACCTAGAGAGATAGAGGAAATCCTGTCACCATCACATCggggagggaaaaggaagaagggtTCCTTTCTGGAGCTAGCCCCAACTTTTAACTATAGAAATGATTAGGAAGTAGTTAAAGCAGTTTGCGGGTGCCCCCCAAAATCTGACCTTGAGTGATTGTCATCACACCTACATGCTTGGGACATCTGGAACTGCACCATCCAATAGGGTGGCCACTAGCCAATATGTCTGTTTACActtcaattaattaaaattagataaaaattcagttcctcagtcacatgagccacatttcaagtggccgccatattggacagtgcagatgtgaacatttccatcacagaaagttctattggaggGTGCTGCTAGAAAATGCCACTTGACTCATCGCTTTTGAGTTTTTATCCTTTGCATTTTGACATTTTGAAAAGGCCCACATCACACTTACATGTTCCAAAGGTATCCAAAGTAGGGCTCAAGTGAAAACCCGTGCTTGGCTCAGGAGTTGTAAGCCAAAACTTAAATGTGTATTCCTACTTTGATACAAGTGATGAGTACCTTTCCAACttggaaaatgtttttttaaaaagacataaaaacttggccaggcgcagtggctcacgcctgtaatcccagcactttgggaggcggaggcgggcggatcgtttgaggtcaggagtttgagaccagcctggccaacacacagtgagaccccgtctctactaaaaatacaaaaaaattagccaggcgcagtggcaggtgcctgtaaatcccagctactctggaggcggaggcaggagaattacttgaacccgggaggcggaggttacagtgagctgagatcacaccgttgcactccagcctgggcaacagagtgagactccatctcaaaacaaaacaaaaagacataaaaactCGAAGGAAGATTCTGGAAAGGGGAGGGTGGTGCCAGAGTAAAGAGAAAGGGGGTTTGCTTAGTGTTTTTAAGGATGTAACATAAAAACATGCTGTGGGTGTTTGACgccatttccaaagaaatcattCTTTGCCCTCTTACCAAAGTCATGGTGCTCTGCCTGATGCCACTAGGACATTTCATCTCCTTCTGGGATTATCTCCTGAAAATATCTGGCTGTTGCATTTGGCCCCATCCATCCACAAAACGGGAAGGGCCTGGTCTGCCATGTTCTTGCCTTTCTCCGCAGTGGCACCGCCCCACACCACCCTCTCTATTGCAGTTTGTCTTTGAGCCTATTCAAGTCAGGAGCCAGGTGAAGAGAGGGGAGGGTGGAACAGGCTCCACCAGATTGCACAAGTGCAGGGGTGAAGTGCCTCTTTGCAAAGAACCTTCAAGGCCTTCAGAAGCACAGGGCTTGAAAAACTTCTCATGTCTTTTGAAGAGGCCAgctaataagaataaaaatgaaattaaatgtccAAGTATCAAGATGGTTTTTCCTCTTGTGTTCAAACTCCTTGGAACAACCCATGAACGTCTTGGCCGTACAAATTGTCATCAGAGACTTACAAAGCCTTCTGAATCTCAGCTGTACATGTCTACTTAACCTGATTAAATGTTGAAATTAGCCTGGGGAACTCCTTACTCTTAGGCAAAAGGATGTTTACCATTTCCAAAGAGCTAGggagtttttaattcatttttattcatagcaaatatatatatatatatatagtcaggAGTCTACTGCGTTTAGTCAATGGTGAAGAAGACTTCTGTCTCAATCCACAAAGATTAATAGGATGTAGAGTTGCCCAAAGGTTTAAGTTCGTCTGTGTTTGTGCTGGTGAAGTCCTTTTAACCATTTGGCTAATGGGTAACTTGCTAGGTTCTCAAAAGGCTCCCCTCTGTCAGTCTCAAACAATAGGAGAGGCCACATCTATATAAATGGATGATTCTCTACCCACATCAATAACATCAGACCATACCCGTGAAGCAAAGTGCATTCAATGATCCAGTGAGTTGAAATAGTCCAAATGGTCAGTCTTAAGAGTTCAGGCAACTGCATGCTGATATGGAAACtcagacaaattttttttttgagcttaAGAATAGCATTCATTTGCAAACAAACTGTGCTGGGCACCAAAGCAAGCCCAGGAAAGAGAGCACAGCACATTGTGGGGGAAAGCGCAGATGATCCACTGTGCTGTGGAGTCGGTGCTCTGACAGAGGGCAGTGACAGGAGCTCGGGGACAGGAGGGGAAGTCCCAGAGGGTGCGAGCTGAAGTTGGTTTGGGATAAGCCCAACTTACCCGGTTGTTTCCAGTCTGGTCCTTGTAGTAAATCCAGTTCAGGCGCTCATCGGTCCTGTACTGCACGCTGTACTTGGTCATCCACTCATCGATGTCACAGCGCCCCTGGGTGAGGATCCCTGAAATCACTTTGATCTCCTTCAGATCTATCTGTAACCACTGGCTACTGTCCTGGAACTTGGAGAGCCAGGCACACCTGCCGAGAACATACCGAGTCACCGAGAGACTCCCCCTGTGCATGTCTGCAAAAAGCCCGCAGGTGCTGGCTCTCGAGGGGATGCCAGCATCCAAAGAGCCCCCTGCCAAGCTCGGGCAGTCTGGGCTGCAGTCTGAGCCTTGTCTCCTAGGAATGGCCAGCTTCCGTTATACTTAACTTGCATCtcattctccctctccctgcatctccacctcccaagaaAAGATTTCCAGATTCGACTAATTTGTCAAAGAAATGCCTCAGAGTGTGGCTGAAATTGCCTTTGGGAGTGGTTGAACATGTCTGTCTGCAAAACACGCAGGTGCATGGCTGTTAGACCACCAGCCCCTGCCCTCTGCTTGAGACTCCCAGGGTGAACCTTTCTGCGCATTTCACTCTCTTCACACCTATTTGTGTTTCCCTCGGTTGGTGACATTCCTGCCTCGTGCAGAGCACTGACCCATGTGGATCTAGAAGGGCTTTGACAAGTGTCAAGCCAGATAACCGTTGAAGCAACTAAGTTGTTTTTTTAGCTACATTCCTCATAAATCGTGGAAACCTATAGTAGTTCCCCCCGCcacctccttttttccttttagtgtGTATTTTAATTAGCTTTGTAGGACTTAAGCCCTGGGccaccttctcttccttttccagaCTTATTCCTTGGGTGGCTCCTGACTTTTCACTTCTATCCCACACCTTTTCTAAACCCCAAATCCAGAGAGTTCAGTTGCCAGCTAGAGGACTTCTGTATGCCTCTCAGCATCTCAGATGAAACACGTCCCAATGTGAGCCCCTAagtgcccccaccccaccctgctttcAGACCCCACGTCTCTGAGTTAACCCCATCCTTGCATGTGTCCATGCCGGCCACCTGAGAACCATCCTGGGCCCCTCCTCTCCACCTCCAGTGCCCAATCTATCTATTGGCTCCATCTCCAAGTGCCTCAAATTCTTCTACTTCTGTCGGTCTCCACCGCCACCACTCTAGCCCGTGTCCCCCTCTTTCTTCCCACACCTCAACTACTCTCCCTGGATTGCTCTGGCCCCACAGGAACCAGAGAACTTTTCTTAAAACACAAATGTGCTTGCGATACTCTTCGACTTAAAATATTTATCCGGCAGAGTCTGCTAATTATCACCCGATACTCCCTTCCCATCCTCATTTGGTAATAGAACCCCTGAGTTTCATCTGGGCAAATGGCCATCTGGCTAAGATGGCATTTCCTAGTCTCCCTTGCAACTAGATGGGGCCCCCTAACCAAACTCTGGTCAATGGGATGTGGGCAGAAGTGGCCAATAGAATATGTTTGTGTTCTTAAAGGCAAGTCATGCGCACTCTGCTGCTCTTTTGTTTCTCCCCACTAACTAGACGGTGGATGTGATGGCAGAAGACAGAGACACCATTCTGGACCCCAAGATAGACGCTTCATGTTAAGGACGACAGAACAACAAGGTAGAGTCTGGGCCCCGCATGCCATCAAGCTGCCATAACGACCCTAGACTActgaatgaaacttttttttttcctttctgagacagagtcttgctctgtcgcccaggctggtgtgcagtggcacacaatctcggctcactgcaacctccgcctcccaggttcaagtgattctcctgcctcagcctcctaagtagctgggattatagccacctgccaccatgcccggctaatttttgtatttttagtagagatgaggtttcaccatgttggctaagctggtcttgaactcctgacctcaggtaatctgccccccctcggcctcccaaagtgctaggattacaggcgtaagccactgtgcctggctgatgaATGGAACTTTTAAGTGAGCAAGAAACACACTTCTACATTAAGTCACTGTACTTTGGTGCTCTTTGTTACAACAGCATGAACATGTATGCTAACTAATACGCACTCAGGGTCCTCCCATTATCCCTACAGTACGGACCACAGTCATTAACGTGGCTTCTAAGGTCCTGCACCATCTGACCTCCGCTTGCCTCTCCACCTTGTCTCACTTGTGCTTCAGGCTTGCTGCCCTGCTTATGTTCCCCATCCACACCCTGGAGGTATCATCCCGACTCAGGGCTTTTGCACCTGCTGTACCCCACgcctcttcccctccctcaccTGGCCAACTTCAAGCCACAGgtcaaatatgttttccttagAAAGCCTTCCCTGGCTGCATGGATGAGGtctttcttccttcatctctCCCCCAGCACTCATAAGTACATTCTGTGTCATTTGTTTATTAGAGAGGcctatattttttttcatttttgagacagggtctcactctgtcgcccaggctgtagtgcagtggtgtgatctcggctcactgtaacctccgcttcccaggttcaagcaattctcctgcctcagcctcctgagtagctgggattacaggcacgtgccaccacgccagttaattttttgtatttttagtagagacggggtttcactgtgttggccacgctggtagagaggcctatttttttttaaaagcacatgaaaaaaaatcccCGGGCCCTGCTTACCCAAAGCCTTGACTGTTGAGCCGGGCCTTGTTTGCAGTCCACGAAGAATACCAGCCCACATACTGCTCCGGGTTAGAGCAGGTGATCTGGTCCGGTGTGACCTCCCCTGACTCGAAACCCAGAGGCTTGTGATATGGGCATtctgggaaaggaaaaagaattcaCATTCACACATATCTCAATACTCAACAAGCACCAGGTGactgaaataacaaaacaaacccaTCTGCTTTGCGCTTCGGAGACGGAGAAGGCTTTACCTGTCTCTGTGGTTCACAATGGGTACAGCTGTGTCTTCAACGGTTCACTACTCACgcaagaaaggaatgaaggatgAAGTAAAGGAATTGCCATAGAGACTCAACAGCCTTTGTAAAAGCAGAGGGAAGTGGCTCTATGGCAACTTCACAAGGGGTGTGTGGAATTTTGAGAAATACTTCACCTCCTCCACCAACTTAGAGATCTAAAAACCAAGAGGTGCACAGTGAAATACCATATTTAAATGCCATACATCTTTATTTCCCCCATTAACACAGATTTAGCCATCCTGCCTCATGACGTCAGGTCTCTTGTTGTCCTTGGGCAGCAGATCATGCCAATTATAGGgacaaaaccacagtgagacgcAAGAAGGGCGATGACATATTGAGATATAGAGAATGACTTCCTACTTGTAAATTGCAGTTTTCTCACCagtctaatgaaaaaaaaaatgggtgaaatgtgcttgggggactgttgagtgAGAAACAGCTAAAAGGAACTGCTTTTTCCCAGTGGTAGTACCCAAAGGTGgttcttctgtgttgattgtctCCCCCTTCCTCTCGTCTGTATGTCCCCTCACAGTAAAAACGgtgttgaggctgggcacggtgactcatgcctgtaatcccagctactcgggaggctgaggcaggagaatcgcttgaacccgggaggcagaggtttcagtgagccgaggtggtgccTGCAGTGGCAGGCACAGTGTCGAGTTACCTGGTCAGAGGCTGCCAATTTTCAACCcagtattcattcattctccccttcttctccttttttttttcttttgagacagggtctcgccctgtcctaggctgcagtgcggtgCTGCTAtgtcagcccactgcaacctctgcctcctgggctcaagcgatcctgccacctcagccttctgagtagctgggaccacaggtgcacaccaccacacccagctaatttttgtattttttgtagagacaggattttgccatgttccccaggctggtcttgaactcctgggctcaagggatccacctgcctcggcctcccaaggcactagggattacaggtgtgagccatcacacccagcctccccttcttTTTGACTAAAGAGCTCTCCTTTTATTGGGAGCAGCAATGTAGCCAGCTGAATAAAGGgcctttcccagcctcctttgcagttaGAAGTGCCCAGGTGACATAACTTCTGACCAGTGAGACATAAAGACTGCCTGCTGGGATTTCTGGTCAGGTTTTGCTTGCCCCTTCTTTTTTCCTGTTGCCTAGATCACATCTGATAGTTGGTGTGACAGTAACCATCTTGCACCATGTGGGTAAGGCCGAGAGAACTGcagaggctgagtgcagtggctcatgcctgtaatcccagtgctttgggaggatcacttgagcccaggagttcaagaccagcctggggcaacatagggagaccccatctcgtggctcacgtctatagtcccagctaccggggaggctgagggaggaggattgcttgagcctaggagtctgtggctgcagtgagccatgatcacaccactgcattccagcctgggtgatagacactgtctcaaaaaaaaaaaaaaaaaagaaaacta
It encodes:
- the RS1 gene encoding retinoschisin precursor, which encodes MSRKIEGFLLLLLFGYEATLGLSSTEDEGEDPWYQKACKCDCQGGPNALWSAGATSLDCIPECPYHKPLGFESGEVTPDQITCSNPEQYVGWYSSWTANKARLNSQGFGCAWLSKFQDSSQWLQIDLKEIKVISGILTQGRCDIDEWMTKYSVQYRTDERLNWIYYKDQTGNNRVFYGNSDRTSTVQNLLRPPIISRFIRLIPLGWHVRIAIRMELLECVSKCA
- the RS1 gene encoding retinoschisin isoform X1, with the translated sequence MKLGAREAGIGSQTPAEAKVTVRASPSLGKCPYHKPLGFESGEVTPDQITCSNPEQYVGWYSSWTANKARLNSQGFGCAWLSKFQDSSQWLQIDLKEIKVISGILTQGRCDIDEWMTKYSVQYRTDERLNWIYYKDQTGNNRVFYGNSDRTSTVQNLLRPPIISRFIRLIPLGWHVRIAIRMELLECVSKCA